In Meiothermus ruber DSM 1279, the following proteins share a genomic window:
- a CDS encoding sodium:proton antiporter: MEILLSFLVGALMAVGVYLMLRPHLIQFLIGFLVLGNAANLLIFTAGRLGSQFPPLVLPDGTVPEPYANPLPQALILTAIVIGFGLAAFGIVLFYRAQQALGTLNAETILEASEPAPAPSPVDEVREEGAR, encoded by the coding sequence ATGGAAATCCTGCTCTCGTTCCTGGTGGGTGCTCTGATGGCGGTGGGGGTCTATCTGATGCTCCGGCCCCATCTGATTCAGTTTCTGATTGGCTTTCTGGTGCTGGGCAACGCCGCCAACCTGCTAATCTTTACCGCAGGCCGGCTGGGCAGCCAGTTCCCGCCCCTGGTGCTGCCCGACGGTACGGTGCCAGAGCCCTACGCCAACCCCCTGCCCCAGGCCCTGATCCTCACCGCAATCGTGATTGGTTTTGGTCTGGCGGCTTTCGGCATCGTGCTCTTCTACCGGGCCCAGCAAGCCCTGGGCACCCTGAACGCCGAGACCATCCTCGAGGCTTCTGAACCGGCCCCGGCCCCCTCACCGGTGGACGAGGTGCGGGAGGAGGGGGCCCGATGA
- a CDS encoding PLP-dependent aminotransferase family protein yields MENLEANFEPRFAARTKRIQASTIREILKLTSQPGYISFAGGLPAADLFPIERIGEATQRILREQGVQALQYSTTEGHLPLREWIASRVPGATPENVQIVSGSQQGLDLIGKVLIDPGSRVLVEAPTYLGALSAFNPYEPEYVSVPMDDEGLELEALEAALQARPVKFMYVLPTFQNPSGRLMGLERRRAIVELARKYRTPILEDDAYAELYFDGKPLPTLYALDHALGGGNVIYLSTTSKTLAPGLRVAWVVGPRPLIQKITFAKQGADLHTPTLNQMLVYELVRDGAWYGEQIDKIRQTYQTRCHWMLQALQKYMPEDMGWIVPKGGMFFWLTAPAGLDSLELLKKAVEEKTAFVPGQPFFADGSGKNTLRLSYSSASHEQIEDGLQRLGRAIHRMLGRAPVA; encoded by the coding sequence GTGGAAAACCTAGAAGCCAACTTTGAACCCCGCTTTGCCGCCCGAACAAAGCGCATCCAGGCCTCGACCATCCGCGAAATCCTCAAGCTCACCAGCCAGCCGGGCTACATCAGCTTTGCGGGGGGGCTGCCGGCGGCCGATCTCTTCCCCATAGAGCGCATCGGCGAGGCCACCCAGCGCATCCTGCGTGAGCAGGGGGTTCAGGCCTTGCAGTACAGCACCACCGAGGGCCACCTGCCCCTGCGGGAGTGGATTGCCAGCCGCGTACCCGGTGCCACCCCCGAGAACGTGCAGATAGTCTCGGGCTCGCAGCAGGGCCTCGACCTCATCGGCAAGGTGCTGATCGACCCCGGCTCGAGGGTGCTGGTGGAGGCCCCCACCTACCTGGGGGCGCTGAGCGCTTTCAACCCCTACGAGCCCGAGTATGTCTCGGTTCCCATGGACGACGAGGGGCTGGAGCTGGAGGCGCTCGAGGCCGCCCTCCAGGCCCGTCCCGTCAAGTTTATGTACGTGCTGCCCACCTTCCAGAACCCCTCAGGCCGGCTGATGGGCCTGGAGCGGCGCAGGGCCATCGTCGAGCTGGCCCGCAAATACCGAACCCCCATCCTGGAAGACGACGCCTACGCCGAGCTGTACTTCGACGGGAAGCCCCTGCCCACCCTCTACGCCCTCGACCACGCGCTGGGCGGCGGCAACGTGATCTATCTCAGCACCACCTCCAAGACCCTGGCCCCCGGCCTGCGGGTGGCCTGGGTGGTGGGGCCCCGGCCGCTGATTCAAAAAATCACCTTTGCCAAGCAGGGCGCCGACCTGCACACCCCCACCCTGAACCAGATGCTGGTCTACGAACTGGTGCGGGATGGGGCCTGGTACGGCGAACAGATCGACAAAATCCGCCAGACCTACCAGACCCGTTGCCACTGGATGCTGCAGGCCCTGCAAAAATACATGCCCGAGGACATGGGTTGGATTGTGCCGAAAGGGGGAATGTTCTTCTGGCTCACCGCCCCCGCGGGGCTGGACAGCCTCGAGCTCCTCAAAAAGGCCGTGGAGGAGAAGACGGCCTTCGTACCGGGGCAGCCCTTCTTTGCCGATGGCAGCGGCAAGAACACCCTGCGGCTTTCGTACTCGAGCGCCTCGCACGAACAGATCGAGGATGGCCTCCAGCGCCTGGGCCGGGCCATCCACCGGATGCTGGGGCGGGCGCCGGTGGCCTAA
- a CDS encoding carboxypeptidase-like regulatory domain-containing protein, with translation MRDLFFPLLMGLALLLAACSGSGNAPSFTLSLESTTLAVAQGDSGTFQITTTAQNGFTGTVALSLEGAPAGVSLSPTSVQVTGTAPATHTLTIAVDGTVESGDYPITLKGASGAITKLADFTLKVLPAGSHTLSGAILSEGAGAPVQGASLRLYFQGTLLRTATSDGEGRFTFDRLPEGGYRLEVQKSGMAGSVVEGIPVPAMSSVTVIQKPAFDASATTTPPTLKITQNGTNSLEGQTFTNTIPFRVQVDTSKDYVKPMRYIYVALGRTPGSAFLSQTATSSRSFFASTEDTGSQTLAGSQVAGLGDTDGERVYLEVVAYDFNNNRSHYILPITFINTASTQTSTVSAPTQVAATAITLTQAVGFYSVKAPLSLTVPLGKGQIGEMPLAAPEGSNLYVEVRWCYTASAVPFAFDIERSQDGQNWTRVGTVGGARSASCPTSAFNRPFFFRDASSDLTPGQTYYYRVVARGANRAESTPSSTTPLPPFFAPLQAPADEIKNVSKKPNFVIGHPQLNLGADGAAYNLVLWDTLTGDNVTWQTLGGGLLLVEFGTGDEGNGIPQGEALVYGLPGGNLAVYTDTAGLLDSSRPNVVPVDVFQGTVTLPYNFDGYASLPELQALRTYAWQLYVSYAYKYNPDEGYRISAYSVQTWPSSTSFIRLSRPGTQVFEFTTGE, from the coding sequence GTGAGAGATCTGTTTTTTCCCCTTCTGATGGGGTTGGCCTTGTTACTTGCGGCGTGCTCAGGTTCGGGGAATGCCCCTAGCTTCACCCTCAGCCTGGAGTCCACCACCCTAGCGGTGGCGCAGGGGGATAGCGGCACCTTCCAAATCACTACTACTGCACAGAACGGGTTTACGGGGACGGTTGCTCTCTCTCTGGAGGGTGCCCCCGCGGGGGTCAGCCTTTCCCCCACCAGCGTTCAGGTGACGGGGACGGCCCCGGCAACCCACACCCTGACCATCGCTGTGGATGGCACGGTGGAGTCGGGGGACTACCCCATCACCCTGAAGGGGGCTTCTGGTGCCATCACCAAGCTGGCGGACTTTACGCTAAAAGTGCTTCCTGCGGGGTCTCACACCTTGAGCGGGGCGATTCTGAGCGAGGGGGCTGGGGCCCCGGTGCAGGGGGCTTCCTTGCGCCTTTACTTCCAGGGCACCCTTTTGCGCACCGCCACCTCCGATGGGGAGGGTCGCTTTACCTTCGACCGGCTTCCTGAGGGGGGCTACCGCCTCGAGGTGCAGAAGTCCGGTATGGCGGGAAGCGTGGTGGAGGGCATTCCCGTTCCGGCCATGTCCAGCGTGACGGTGATCCAGAAGCCAGCCTTTGATGCCAGCGCCACCACCACGCCTCCTACGCTGAAAATCACCCAAAACGGCACCAATTCCCTGGAAGGCCAGACCTTCACCAACACCATTCCCTTCCGGGTGCAGGTGGATACCTCCAAGGACTACGTCAAGCCCATGCGCTACATCTACGTAGCCTTGGGGCGTACCCCCGGTTCGGCTTTTCTAAGCCAAACGGCCACCTCCAGCCGGAGCTTCTTTGCGAGCACAGAGGATACCGGTAGCCAGACCCTTGCTGGCTCCCAAGTGGCAGGCCTGGGGGATACCGATGGAGAGCGGGTGTACCTGGAAGTGGTGGCCTACGACTTCAACAACAACCGGAGCCACTACATTCTCCCCATCACCTTCATCAACACCGCTTCCACCCAGACCAGCACGGTGAGCGCCCCCACCCAGGTGGCCGCCACGGCCATCACCCTGACCCAGGCCGTGGGCTTCTACAGCGTTAAGGCCCCCCTCTCCCTCACCGTGCCCCTGGGCAAAGGCCAGATAGGGGAGATGCCCCTGGCCGCACCCGAGGGGAGCAACCTCTACGTGGAGGTGCGCTGGTGCTACACAGCTTCTGCTGTGCCCTTCGCCTTTGACATAGAGCGCTCCCAAGACGGCCAGAACTGGACCCGGGTGGGCACGGTGGGCGGGGCCCGGAGCGCCAGCTGCCCCACCAGCGCTTTTAACCGTCCCTTCTTCTTCCGGGACGCTTCCTCGGACCTTACCCCCGGCCAGACCTACTACTACCGGGTGGTGGCCCGGGGGGCCAACCGGGCGGAGAGCACCCCCAGCTCTACTACTCCCTTGCCGCCTTTCTTCGCCCCCCTCCAGGCCCCTGCGGACGAGATCAAGAACGTCTCCAAGAAGCCGAACTTTGTCATCGGACATCCACAGTTGAACCTCGGTGCAGATGGTGCAGCCTACAACCTCGTTCTTTGGGACACCCTTACGGGGGATAATGTGACCTGGCAGACCCTAGGTGGCGGGTTGCTCCTCGTGGAGTTTGGTACCGGAGATGAGGGGAACGGGATTCCCCAGGGCGAGGCGCTGGTGTACGGTTTGCCGGGGGGCAACCTGGCCGTCTATACCGACACCGCGGGGCTTCTGGATTCCAGCCGCCCCAACGTGGTGCCTGTGGACGTGTTCCAGGGCACCGTGACCCTGCCCTACAACTTTGACGGCTACGCTTCTCTACCGGAGCTTCAGGCCCTCAGAACCTATGCCTGGCAGCTCTACGTCAGCTACGCCTACAAGTACAACCCCGACGAAGGCTACCGGATTTCCGCTTACAGCGTGCAGACCTGGCCCAGCTCCACCTCTTTTATCCGTTTGAGCCGCCCCGGAACCCAGGTCTTTGAGTTCACCACGGGAGAGTGA
- a CDS encoding Na+/H+ antiporter subunit B, with the protein MNTLILKTTSRFLFTLLLLLSVFLLLRGHNEPGGGFIGALVAVGAYALFALAHGLSAARKLLPLPPLRLVGWGLLVALLSALPALLLGQPLMTGQWFSLLGVKMGTPVIFDIGVYLTVFGALLSAIFGLEEAAHHPSEGA; encoded by the coding sequence ATGAACACCCTGATTCTTAAGACCACCTCGAGGTTCCTCTTCACCCTTCTGCTTCTACTCTCGGTCTTTTTGCTCCTGCGCGGCCACAACGAGCCGGGCGGGGGCTTTATCGGGGCCCTGGTGGCGGTGGGGGCCTATGCGCTGTTTGCCCTGGCGCACGGGCTTTCCGCGGCCCGCAAACTCCTGCCCCTTCCCCCTTTGCGCCTGGTGGGGTGGGGCCTGCTGGTAGCCCTTCTGAGCGCCCTGCCGGCCTTGCTGCTGGGCCAGCCCCTCATGACCGGGCAGTGGTTCAGCCTGCTGGGCGTGAAGATGGGCACCCCGGTCATCTTCGACATCGGGGTCTACCTGACCGTGTTCGGGGCGCTGCTCTCGGCTATTTTTGGGCTCGAGGAGGCCGCACACCATCCTTCGGAGGGCGCCTGA
- a CDS encoding esterase family protein, which produces MYTEYHKWYSPALGQEMELKLYGHYGQPVMVFPAQNGRWYDWEGHAGMAQALAPMIEAGRVKFFCVDGIDWQSWTNQSIPPAARARRHNDYDAYIMQEVVPFVQKNTGLPTLWVTGCSMGAFHAANFFFKYPEVFDGLIALSGLYQVGGFVGNEGGMDAYFNSPLWYLRNLTDEAKLNAYRRNKIVFAVGQGRWEEECIRDTREMQELLHQKGVYATFDYWGHDVDHDWPWWQKMLPYELERLGV; this is translated from the coding sequence GTGTACACCGAGTATCACAAATGGTATAGCCCGGCCCTGGGGCAGGAGATGGAGCTTAAGCTGTACGGCCACTACGGCCAGCCAGTGATGGTATTTCCGGCCCAGAACGGGCGCTGGTACGACTGGGAAGGCCACGCCGGCATGGCCCAGGCCCTGGCCCCCATGATCGAGGCGGGGCGGGTCAAGTTTTTTTGCGTGGACGGCATTGACTGGCAGAGCTGGACCAACCAGAGCATCCCCCCTGCCGCGCGGGCCCGCCGCCACAACGACTACGACGCCTACATCATGCAGGAGGTGGTGCCCTTTGTGCAGAAAAACACCGGCCTGCCCACCCTATGGGTCACGGGGTGCAGCATGGGGGCCTTCCACGCGGCCAACTTCTTCTTCAAATACCCCGAGGTCTTCGATGGCCTGATTGCCCTGTCGGGGCTGTACCAGGTGGGGGGCTTCGTGGGGAACGAGGGCGGTATGGATGCCTACTTCAACTCGCCGTTGTGGTACCTGCGTAACCTGACCGACGAGGCCAAACTAAACGCCTACCGGCGCAACAAGATTGTGTTCGCGGTGGGCCAGGGGCGCTGGGAGGAAGAGTGCATCCGTGACACCCGCGAGATGCAGGAACTGCTCCACCAGAAGGGCGTATACGCCACCTTCGACTACTGGGGCCACGACGTAGACCACGACTGGCCCTGGTGGCAGAAGATGCTGCCGTACGAGCTCGAGCGCTTAGGGGTTTGA
- a CDS encoding putative monovalent cation/H+ antiporter subunit A translates to MVVAILVAFLGALAAPWVFRWLGNAAGWGLALLPLGLAVYFASLLPDVVGGQTLRHSLVWVPSLGVNFSFYLDGLSLLFALLITGIGTFIVIYSGGYLKGHPDLGRFYLVILLFMASMLGLVLADNVVTLFVMWELTSLTSYLLIGFNHSEFRSRRAATQALLVTAGGGLALLAGLILLALMGGSLEISELLGQGQVLREHPLYLPTLILVLLGAFTKSAQFPFHFWLPNAMEAPTPVSAYLHSATMVKAGVYLLARLQPALGGSEVWSSALMVFGLATLLTGAALTFRHTDLKRLLAYSTVAALGALVFLIGLVPLTSYYAAMAFATFLLAHSLYKGGLFMAAGAVDHEAGTRDITQLGGLFRVMPLTGVAVVLAALSLAGLPPVLGFIGKEVLYVAALQAAPAWMVGLAVLGFAVGAMLALLLVVPFFRGQPPQKVHEGPPSLWLGPLVLAGLGLLLGFFPGLYNPLADAVASAVKGQAVAYHLKLWPGFNPAFLLSLLTVLLGVGFYFLYPRLRAWMAQEPIPGPENAYVALLRGLMRLAAGVERLLQSGSLRAYLVWTFGGLVGLVGLALFRSGVLLWPAGASSPTPEQVLLLALMLLGAIGALRLRSHLAMVVVLGVVGAGVALVFLLQNAPDLSITQFLVETLTAILIALVLLQIRNIGPVPRGRWLDKVVALGFGGLVTLLMLGVLAQPLELHLSQFFAQKSLPEGFGRNIVNVILVDFRGLDTFGEITVVGLAGLGVWVLLANGRASGEPSPNGNSNGRSDHEHPDS, encoded by the coding sequence ATGGTGGTTGCGATACTGGTTGCTTTTTTAGGAGCGCTGGCGGCGCCCTGGGTTTTCCGCTGGCTGGGCAACGCGGCGGGCTGGGGGCTGGCCCTGTTGCCGCTGGGCCTTGCGGTCTACTTTGCCAGCCTGCTGCCGGACGTGGTGGGGGGCCAGACCCTCCGGCACAGCCTGGTCTGGGTGCCCAGCCTGGGGGTCAACTTTTCCTTCTACCTGGACGGGCTTTCGCTTCTGTTCGCCCTGCTTATCACCGGCATCGGCACCTTTATTGTGATCTACTCGGGCGGCTACCTGAAGGGCCACCCCGACCTGGGCCGGTTCTACCTGGTCATTCTGCTCTTCATGGCCTCCATGCTGGGGCTGGTACTGGCCGACAACGTCGTGACCCTGTTCGTGATGTGGGAGCTGACCAGCCTCACCTCGTACCTGCTGATCGGCTTCAACCATAGCGAGTTCAGGTCACGCCGGGCCGCCACCCAGGCTTTGCTGGTGACGGCAGGTGGAGGACTGGCTCTGCTGGCCGGGCTGATTCTTTTGGCCCTCATGGGCGGCTCGCTGGAGATCTCCGAGCTGCTGGGCCAGGGCCAGGTACTGCGCGAGCATCCGCTCTACCTGCCCACCCTCATCCTGGTGCTTCTGGGGGCCTTTACCAAGTCGGCGCAGTTTCCCTTCCACTTCTGGCTGCCCAACGCCATGGAAGCCCCCACCCCGGTCTCGGCCTACCTGCACTCGGCCACCATGGTCAAGGCTGGGGTCTACCTGCTGGCCCGGCTCCAGCCGGCCCTTGGGGGCAGCGAGGTCTGGAGCAGCGCCCTGATGGTCTTCGGGCTGGCCACCCTGCTCACCGGGGCTGCCCTCACCTTCCGCCACACCGACCTCAAGCGCCTGCTGGCCTACTCCACGGTGGCTGCGCTGGGGGCGCTGGTCTTCTTAATCGGGCTGGTGCCGCTCACCAGCTACTACGCGGCCATGGCCTTTGCCACCTTTCTGCTGGCTCACTCGCTCTACAAAGGCGGGCTCTTCATGGCCGCGGGTGCAGTGGACCACGAGGCCGGCACCCGCGACATCACCCAGCTCGGGGGCCTTTTCCGGGTGATGCCCCTCACCGGGGTGGCGGTGGTGCTGGCCGCGCTCTCGCTGGCCGGGTTGCCGCCGGTGCTGGGCTTTATCGGTAAGGAAGTGCTGTATGTGGCCGCGCTGCAGGCGGCCCCGGCCTGGATGGTGGGGCTGGCGGTGCTGGGCTTTGCGGTGGGGGCCATGCTGGCGCTGCTGCTGGTGGTGCCTTTCTTCCGGGGTCAGCCGCCTCAAAAGGTACACGAGGGGCCGCCCAGCCTGTGGCTGGGGCCCCTGGTGCTGGCGGGCTTGGGCTTGTTGCTGGGCTTCTTTCCGGGGCTCTACAACCCCCTGGCCGATGCAGTCGCCAGCGCGGTGAAGGGGCAGGCTGTGGCCTACCACCTGAAGCTCTGGCCCGGCTTCAACCCGGCCTTTCTCCTGAGTCTCTTAACGGTACTGCTGGGGGTGGGGTTTTACTTCCTCTATCCCCGTCTGCGGGCCTGGATGGCCCAGGAACCCATCCCTGGGCCAGAAAACGCCTATGTGGCCCTCCTGCGTGGGCTGATGCGGCTGGCGGCGGGGGTGGAGCGCCTGCTGCAGAGCGGTTCGCTGCGGGCTTACCTGGTCTGGACGTTTGGGGGGCTGGTGGGGCTGGTGGGGCTGGCCCTCTTCCGCAGCGGCGTGCTGCTCTGGCCGGCGGGGGCCTCGAGCCCCACGCCCGAGCAGGTGCTGCTGCTAGCCCTGATGCTCCTGGGGGCCATCGGGGCACTGCGGCTGCGCTCGCACCTGGCGATGGTGGTGGTGCTGGGCGTGGTGGGGGCGGGGGTAGCCCTGGTCTTTTTGTTGCAAAACGCCCCCGACCTCTCGATTACCCAGTTTCTGGTGGAGACCCTCACCGCCATCCTGATCGCCCTGGTGCTGCTACAGATTCGCAACATCGGGCCGGTGCCCCGTGGGCGCTGGCTGGATAAGGTGGTGGCCCTGGGCTTTGGCGGGCTGGTGACCCTCTTGATGCTGGGGGTGCTGGCGCAGCCCCTCGAGCTACACCTGAGCCAGTTTTTTGCCCAGAAAAGCCTACCCGAAGGCTTCGGGCGCAACATCGTGAACGTGATTCTGGTGGATTTCCGCGGCCTGGACACCTTCGGCGAGATCACCGTGGTGGGGCTGGCCGGGCTGGGGGTCTGGGTTCTTTTGGCGAACGGTCGCGCCAGCGGAGAACCATCCCCCAATGGAAACAGCAACGGGAGGAGCGACCATGAACACCCTGATTCTTAA
- a CDS encoding S8 family serine peptidase encodes MRKVNLRPNGWIWLLALGLAILLAACTQPAARVAQGPAQAPELASHKGVTYVKGQVVVAYHEEGALQEAIRRLGAKEVARIPELRAALLQVPGDALKASQALKGLPGLRYAEPHFAMVQAPKDDPVERLGGGLASLGNPADQILDELPQYALDPRHLDAKGAWDRGFMGEGVTVAIIDDPADVTHPDLAANWAGKAYDPVTDTTYTSAQDWLTFIQGLGALADTSHGTFVASTVSAPKDGRGIAGLAPKSKFLPVAIFQPGYVGDFYVARGVVWAVNRGAQVLNNSWGGLGYGNLVKEAFDYALANGVVVVASAGNSYKDEISTPAGYPGVIASAAADGNRNKTDFSTYGRHISSAAPGLDVLLANPTWLGGGYGLISGTSFSGPYTAAAAALVKAACPGATPYQVRRALETTTWEGSFTREKGWGHLNARNLAGLLAQGCSALPQKGSVVRVKVEYQNERGTFPGLFADVILRGQGLRPGDPTDATPMYWAKTDAGGEAWFYEIAPGTYDIYVAGADLALTGGLPEERGTFVGVLVANPSSSAAQPDYKLVRLLATEVNLNPTDPYEPNDTPAQATPIVYGQTTQVAYIFGQPQDRDFFTFTGSAGDQIRARVYARSGLGGTLDSYLYLLDGSGNVLAENDDLVSGQITDSEIAYTLPANGTYYLVVTSYTIAEGGQDNNPFNKYRLELQRSSSTP; translated from the coding sequence ATGAGGAAGGTAAATCTTCGCCCTAACGGGTGGATTTGGCTTCTAGCCCTTGGCCTAGCGATCCTTCTTGCGGCCTGCACCCAGCCTGCGGCTCGGGTGGCTCAGGGGCCGGCCCAGGCCCCAGAGCTGGCTTCCCATAAAGGGGTTACCTACGTGAAAGGCCAGGTGGTGGTGGCCTACCACGAGGAGGGGGCCCTTCAAGAGGCCATTCGCAGGCTGGGAGCCAAGGAGGTGGCCCGGATCCCTGAGCTCAGGGCGGCCCTGCTCCAGGTTCCCGGGGATGCCCTGAAGGCCAGCCAGGCCCTTAAGGGTCTTCCTGGTCTGCGCTATGCCGAGCCCCACTTTGCGATGGTTCAGGCTCCTAAAGACGACCCGGTAGAACGGCTTGGGGGAGGGCTGGCATCCTTGGGTAACCCCGCTGATCAGATCCTGGATGAGCTGCCCCAGTACGCCCTGGATCCGCGGCACCTGGACGCCAAAGGGGCCTGGGACCGGGGGTTTATGGGGGAGGGGGTAACCGTAGCCATCATCGATGACCCCGCGGACGTCACCCACCCCGACCTGGCGGCCAACTGGGCGGGGAAGGCCTACGACCCCGTCACCGACACCACCTATACCTCGGCCCAAGATTGGCTGACCTTCATCCAGGGCCTGGGGGCCCTAGCAGACACCTCTCACGGCACCTTTGTGGCTTCCACCGTGAGCGCGCCCAAGGACGGCCGGGGGATTGCCGGTCTAGCTCCCAAGAGCAAGTTCCTCCCCGTGGCCATCTTCCAGCCGGGCTACGTGGGGGACTTCTACGTGGCCCGGGGGGTGGTCTGGGCGGTGAACCGGGGGGCCCAGGTGCTCAACAACTCCTGGGGTGGTCTGGGGTACGGCAACCTGGTGAAGGAGGCCTTTGATTACGCCCTAGCCAACGGCGTGGTGGTGGTGGCCAGCGCCGGGAACTCCTACAAGGACGAGATAAGCACCCCCGCCGGCTACCCGGGTGTCATCGCCTCCGCCGCCGCGGACGGCAACCGCAACAAGACGGACTTCTCCACCTACGGCCGCCACATCTCCAGCGCTGCCCCCGGCCTGGATGTCCTCCTCGCTAACCCCACCTGGCTGGGGGGCGGGTACGGCCTGATCTCCGGTACCTCCTTCTCCGGCCCCTACACCGCTGCGGCCGCGGCCCTGGTCAAGGCCGCCTGCCCCGGGGCCACCCCCTACCAGGTTCGCCGGGCCCTGGAGACCACCACCTGGGAGGGGAGCTTCACCCGGGAGAAGGGCTGGGGCCACCTGAACGCCCGCAACCTGGCCGGGCTCCTGGCCCAGGGGTGTAGCGCCCTGCCCCAGAAGGGCTCGGTGGTGCGGGTGAAGGTGGAGTACCAGAACGAGCGCGGCACCTTCCCGGGCCTCTTTGCCGACGTCATCCTCCGGGGCCAGGGCCTCCGCCCCGGGGATCCCACGGACGCCACCCCCATGTACTGGGCCAAGACGGACGCGGGCGGGGAGGCCTGGTTCTACGAGATCGCCCCTGGAACCTACGATATCTATGTGGCCGGAGCTGACCTGGCCCTCACCGGGGGCTTGCCCGAGGAGCGGGGGACTTTTGTGGGGGTACTGGTGGCCAATCCGAGTTCCAGCGCGGCCCAGCCGGATTACAAGCTGGTGCGCCTCCTAGCCACAGAGGTGAACCTCAACCCCACGGACCCCTACGAGCCCAACGATACCCCGGCCCAGGCCACGCCCATCGTCTACGGCCAGACCACCCAGGTGGCCTACATCTTCGGCCAGCCCCAGGATCGCGATTTCTTCACCTTCACCGGCAGCGCGGGCGACCAGATCCGGGCCCGGGTGTATGCCCGGTCTGGCCTGGGAGGAACCCTGGACTCCTACCTCTACCTCCTGGATGGAAGCGGCAACGTGCTGGCCGAGAACGACGACCTGGTGAGCGGGCAGATCACGGATTCCGAGATCGCCTACACCCTGCCCGCGAACGGGACGTACTACCTGGTGGTGACGAGCTACACCATCGCCGAAGGCGGGCAGGACAACAACCCCTTCAACAAGTACCGCCTCGAGCTTCAAAGAAGCTCCTCCACACCCTAG
- a CDS encoding deoxyguanosinetriphosphate triphosphohydrolase has translation MLFERSRLEALEAQYLAPYAVKSGQSRGREHPEPESRYRTPFQKDRDRVNHTTAFRRLQYKTQVFVNFEGDYYRTRLTHTLEVAQVARSIARALGLNPELTETIAFAHDLGHPPFGHSGEAVLDGLMQGHGGFDHNKQSMRIVTYLEQRYPGFRGLNLCWETREGIVKHETRYDLPDAEGYEPHLRPSLEAQIVNLADEIAYNAHDLDDGLRSGLLVPGQLGEVELLRELLRELGMHPDRFDEMSRRIFIRELLGLIITDTITATHALLEQHRIDSLEAVRRHPAPLAVYSETLTRQLDELRDFLYANLYHHYYVVRQVGKSRFVLEKLFEAYTQDPRLLPPQVQKAAETEGIHRAACDYIAGMTDRFALDEYARLFEPEFHR, from the coding sequence ATGTTGTTCGAACGCAGCCGCCTCGAGGCCCTCGAGGCCCAGTACCTCGCCCCTTACGCCGTTAAGTCGGGCCAGAGCCGGGGCCGCGAACACCCCGAGCCCGAGTCGCGCTACCGCACCCCCTTCCAGAAAGACCGCGACCGCGTCAACCACACCACCGCCTTCCGGCGCTTGCAGTACAAAACCCAGGTGTTTGTGAACTTCGAGGGGGACTACTACCGCACCCGCCTGACCCACACCCTCGAGGTGGCCCAGGTGGCCCGCTCCATCGCCCGCGCCCTGGGGCTGAACCCCGAGCTCACCGAGACCATCGCCTTTGCCCACGACCTCGGGCATCCGCCCTTTGGGCACTCGGGCGAGGCGGTGCTGGACGGGCTGATGCAGGGGCACGGCGGCTTCGACCACAACAAGCAATCCATGCGCATCGTGACCTACCTCGAGCAGCGCTACCCCGGCTTTCGCGGCCTGAACCTGTGCTGGGAGACCCGCGAGGGCATCGTCAAGCACGAGACCCGCTACGACCTGCCCGACGCCGAGGGCTACGAGCCCCACCTACGCCCCAGCCTCGAGGCCCAGATCGTGAACCTGGCCGACGAGATCGCCTACAACGCCCACGACCTCGACGACGGCCTGCGCTCGGGGCTTTTGGTGCCCGGCCAGCTTGGGGAGGTCGAGCTTCTGCGGGAGTTGCTGAGGGAGCTGGGTATGCACCCCGACCGCTTCGACGAGATGAGCCGCCGGATTTTCATCCGTGAGCTGCTGGGCCTGATCATCACCGACACCATCACCGCCACCCATGCCCTGCTCGAGCAGCACCGGATAGATAGCCTCGAGGCCGTCCGTCGGCACCCGGCCCCCCTGGCGGTTTATTCCGAGACCCTCACCCGGCAACTGGACGAGCTGCGCGACTTTCTGTACGCCAACCTGTACCACCACTACTACGTGGTGCGGCAGGTGGGCAAGTCGCGCTTCGTGCTGGAAAAGCTCTTTGAGGCCTACACCCAGGACCCCCGCCTCCTGCCCCCCCAGGTGCAGAAAGCCGCCGAGACCGAGGGCATCCACCGCGCCGCCTGCGACTATATCGCCGGCATGACCGACCGCTTTGCTTTAGACGAGTACGCCCGGCTGTTTGAACCGGAGTTTCACCGCTGA